The Bos javanicus breed banteng chromosome 18, ARS-OSU_banteng_1.0, whole genome shotgun sequence genome has a segment encoding these proteins:
- the KMT2B gene encoding histone-lysine N-methyltransferase 2B isoform X4, producing MAAAAGGGSCPGPGSARGRFPGRPRGSGGGGGRGGRGNGAERVRVALRRGGGAAGPGGAEPGEDTALLRLLGLHRGLRRLRRLWAGPRIQRGRGRGRGRGWGPSRGCLLEEESSDGESDDEEFQGFHSDEDAASSSLRSALRSQRGRAPRGRGRKHKTTPLPPPRLADVAPAPPKTPARKRGEEGTERMVQALTELLRRAQAPPAPRSRACESSTPRRSRGRPPGRPAGPCRKKQQAVVVAEAAVTIPRPEPPPPVVPVKHRTGSWKCKEGPGPGPGTPKRGGQSGRGGRGGRGRGRGRLPLVIKFVSKAKKMKMGQLSLGLESGQGQDRHEESWQDAPQGRVGSGQGEGPCWRKEQKLEEEGEEEKEEEDEEEERAVAEEAMVLAEEKEEAKLPSPPLSPPAPPPPPSLPPASASPPSPLCPPPPPVSPPPPPTPPPPRAPEEQEESPPPVVPATCSRKRGRPPLTPSQRAEREAARAGPEGTSPPTPVPSTATGGPLEDSPTVAPKSTTFLKNIRQFIMPVVSARSSRVIKTPRRFMDEDPPKPPKVEVSPTLRPPIATSPLAPQEPAPAPSPPRAPTPPSTPVPLPEKRRSILREPTFRWTSLTRELPPPPPAPPPAPPPLPAPVTPSRRPLLLRAPQFTPSEAHLKIYESVLTTPPLGAPEAPEPEPPPADDSPAEPEPRAVGRTNHLSLPRFAPVVATPIKAEMPSPGAPAPSSGQQPHAQLQQPLQALQTQLLPPALPPQQSLLQPQLQLQPPPQQAPPLEKARIAGLGSLPLSGVEEKMFSLLKRAKVQLIKIDQQQQQKVASLMPPSPGGQMEEVVGTVKQIPDRGSVKSEDESVETKRERPSGPESPVQGPRIKHVCRHAAVALGQARAMVPEDVPRLSALPLRDRQDLNAEDTSSASETESVPSQSQPGKVESTGPGGDSEPAGSGGTLAHAPRRSLPSHHGKKMRMARCGHCRGCLRVQDCGSCVNCLDKPKFGGPNTKKQCCVYRKCDKIEARKMERLAKKGRTIVKTLLPWDSDESPEASPGPPGPRRGAGAGGPREEVVAPPGPEEQDSFLLQRKSARRCVKQRPSYDIFEDSDDSDPGGPPAPRRRTPRENELPVPEPEEQSRPRKPTLQPVLQLKARRRLDKDALAPGPFASFPNGWTGKQKSPDGVHRVRVDFKEDCDLENVWLMGGLSVLTSVPGGPPMVCLLCASKGLHELVFCQVCCDPFHPFCLEEAERPLPQHHDTWCCRRCKFCHVCGRKGRGSKHLLECERCRHAYHPACLGPSYPTRATRKRRHWICSACVRCKSCGATPGKNWDVEWSGDYSLCPRCTQLFEKGNYCPICTRCYEDNDYESKMMQCAQCDHWVHAKCEGLSDEDYEILSGLPDSVLYTCGPCAGATHPRWREALSGALQGGLRQVLQGLLSSKVAGPLLLCTQCGQEGQQLHPGPCDLHAVRRRFEEGHYKSVHSFMEDVVGILMRHSEEGEMLERRAGGQTKGLLLKLLESAFGWFDAHDPKYWRRSTRLPNGVLPNAVLPPSLDHVYAQWRQQEPETPESGQPPGDPSTAFQGKDSAAFSHLEDPRQCALCLKYGDADSKEAGRLLYIGQNEWTHVNCAIWSAEVFEENDGSLKNVHAAVARGRQMRCELCLKPGATVGCCLSSCLSNFHFMCARASYCIFQDDKKVFCQKHTDLLDGKQPHLPPTSQEIVNPDGFDVLRRVYVDFEGINFKRKFLTGLEPDAINVLIGSIRIDSLGTLSDLSDCEGRLFPIGYQCSRLYWSTVDARRRCWYRCRILEYRPWGPREEPVHLEAAEENQTIVHSPAPCSEPPDHVDPPPDTDALIPRAPEHHPPVQNPDPPPRLDPSSAPPPAPRSFSGARIKVPNYSPSRRPLGGVSFGPLPSPGSPSSLTHHIPTVGDPDFPAPPRRSRRPSPLASRLPPSRRASPPLRTSPQLRVPPPTSVVRALTPTSGELAPPSRAPSPPPPPEDLGPDFEDMEVVSGLSAADLDFAASLLGTEPFQEEIVAAGAGGSSHGGLGDSSEEEAGPTPRYVHFPVTVVSGPALAPGALPGAPRIEQLDGVDDGTDSEAEAVQQPRGQGTPTSGPGAGRAGVIGAAGDRARPPEDLPSEIVDFVLKNLGGPGEGGAGPREEPLPPAPPLANGSQPPQGLPPNPADPTRTFAWLPGPPGVRVLSLGPAPEPPKPAASKIILVNKLGQVFVKMAGEGEPVSPPVKPPPLPPPMPPTAPTSWTLPPGPLLGVLPVVGVVRPAPPPPPPPLTLVLSSGPPSPPRQAIRVKRVSTFSGRSPPAPPPSKTPRLEEDGESLEDPPQGPGPCGSGFSRVRMKTPTVRGVLDLDDPGELTAEESPRPLQDRSPLLPLPEGGPSRAPDGPPDLLLESQWHHYSGEASSSEEEPPSPEDKENQAPKRAGPHLRFEISSEDGFSVEAESLEGAWRTLIEKVQEARGHARLRHLSFSGMSGARLLGIHHDAVIFLAEQLPGAQRCQHYKFRYHQQGEGQEEPPLNPHGAARAEVYLRSSILPALPAAGPGQRIDG from the exons GAGTTTCAGGGTTTTCACTCAGATGAAGATGCGGCCTCCAGTTCCCTGCGCTCTGCGCTCCGATCCCAGCGAG GTCGAGCCCCCCGAGGTCGGGGCCGCAAGCATAAGACGACCCCCCTTCCGCCTCCTCGCCTAGCAGATGTGGCTCCTGCACCCCCAAAGACTCCTGCCCGGAAACGGGGTGAGGAGGGCACAGAACGGATGGTGCAGGCACTGACCGAACTTCTCCGGCGGGCCCAGGCACCCCCAGCCCCCCGGAGCCGGGCATGTGAGTCCTCCACCCCGCGTCGGTCTCGGGGACGGCCCCCAGGACGGCCAGCAGGCCCCTGCAGGAAGAAGCAGCAAGCAGTAGTGGTGGCAGAAGCAGCTGTGACAATCCCCAGACCTGAGCCCCCGCCTCCTGTTGTTCCAGTAAAACACCGAACTGGCAGCTGGAAGTGCAAGGAGGGGCCCGGCCCAGGACCTGGGACCCCCAAGCGTGGAGGACAGTCTGGGCGAGGAGGCCGTGGAGGCAGGGGCCGGGGCCGAGGCCGCCTCCCCCTCGTGATCAAGTTTGTTTCAAAggccaaaaaaatgaagatgggaCAGTTGTCCTTGGGACTTGAATCAGGTCAGGGTCAAGATCGGCATGAGGAAAGCTGGCAGGATGCCCCCCAGGGAAGAGTTGGATCTGGACAAGGAGAGGGCCCCTGCTGGAGGAAGGAGcagaagctggaggaggagggagaggaggagaaagaagaggaagatgaggaggaagagagagctgTAGCTGAGGAAGCAATGGTGCTAGCcgaggaaaaggaagaggcaaAGCTGCCATCACCACCCCTGAGTCCTCCAgcccctccacctcctccatccCTGCCACCCGCTTCAGCGTCTCCTCCATCCCCACTTTGCCCTCCCCCCCCACCTgtctctcctccacccccaccaaccCCTCCACCGCCTCGTGCCCCGGAGGAGCAGGAAGAGTCCCCTCCTCCCGTGGTCCCAGCTACATGCTCGCGAAAGAGGGGCCGGCCTCCCCTAACTCCCAGCCAGCGAGCAGAGCGGGAAGCTGCTCGGGCAGGGCCAGAGGGTACCTCTCCTCCCACTCCAGTCCCCAGCACCGCCACAGGAGGCCCTCTGGAAGACAGCCCTACTGTGGCCCCCAAAAGTACCACCTTTCTGAAGAACATCCGACAGTTTATTATGCCTGTGGTGAGTGCCCGCTCTTCCCGTGTCATCAAGACACCCCGGCGATTTATGGATGAAGACCCCCCCAAGCCCCCAAAGGTGGAGGTCTCACCTACTCTACGGCCTCCCATTGCCACCTCCCCACTGGCCCCCCAGGAACCAGCACCAGCCCCCTCTCCACCCCGTGCCCCAACTCCTCCATCTACCCCAGTCCCACTCCCTGAGAAGAGACGGTCCATCCTAAGGGAACCCACATTTCGCTGGACCTCACTGACCCGGgaactgccccctcctccccctgctcctccaccggccccacccccacttcctgcCCCTGTCACTCCTTCCCGGAGGCCCCTGCTCCTTCGGGCCCCTCAGTTTACCCCAAGTGAAGCCCACCTGAAGATCTACGAATCGGTGCTTACTACTCCTCCTCTTGGGGCCCCTGAAGCCCCTGAGCCAGAGCCTCCTCCTGCCGATGACTCTCCAGCTGAGCCTGAGCCGCGGGCAGTGGGCCGCACGAACCACCTCAGCTTGCCTCGATTTGCCCCTGTGGTCGCCACTCCTATTAAGGCTGAGATGCCCTCCCCTGGGGCTCCAGCTCCAAGCAGTGGGCAACAGCCTCACGCTCAGCTGCAGCAGCCCCTACAGGCCTTGCAAACCCAGCTGCTGCCCCCAGCACTACCACCACAGCAGTCACTACTGCAGCCACAGTTACAGCTGCAGCCACCGCCACAGCAGGCGCCACCACTGGAAAAGGCCCGGATTGCAGGCCTGGGGTCCTTACCACTGTCTGGTGTGGAGGAGAAAATGTTCAGTCTCCTCAAGAGAGCCAAGGTGCAGCTAATCAAGAttgaccagcagcagcagcagaaagtggCGTCTTTGATGCCG CCCAGCCCTGGAGGGCAGATGGAGGAGGTTGTGGGGACTGTCAAGCAGATCCCAGATAGAGGTTCTGTCAAGTCGGAAGATGAATCAGTGGAAACTAAGAGGGAGAGACCATCG GGCCCTGAGTCCCCTGTACAAGGCCCCCGCATCAAACATGTCTGCCGTCATGCTGCTGTGGCCCTGGGTCAGGCCCGGGCCATGGTGCCCGAAGACGTCCCCCGCCTCAGCGCTCTCCCTCTCCGGGATCGGCAGGACCTCAATGCGGAGG ATACATCATCAGCATCTGAGACTGAGAGCGTCCCATCCCAGTCCCAGCCGGGAAAGGTGGAGTCAACAGGGCCCGGGGGAGACTCAGAGCCTGCAGGGTCTGGAGGGACCCTGGCACATGCACCCCGGCGCTCACTGCCCTCCCATCACGGCAAGAAGATGCGGATGGCACGGTGTGGACACTGTCGGGGCTGCCTGCGTGTGCAGGACTGTGGCTCCTGTGTCAACTGCCTGGACAAGCCCAAGTTTGGGGGCCCCAACACCAAGAAGCAGTGCTGTGT ATACCGGAAGTGTGACAAGATAGAGGCTCGGAAGATGGAACGGCTGGCCAAAAAAG GCCGGACGATAGTGAAGACGCTGTTGCCCTGGGATTCCGATGAATCTCCTGAGGCCTCCCCTGGTCCGCCAGGCCCACGCCGGGGGGCGGGAGCTGGGGGGCCCCGGGAGGAGGTGGTGGCCCCCCCGGGGCCCGAGGAGCAGGACTCCTTCCTACTGCAGCGCAAGTCAGCCCGGCGCTGCGTCAAACAGCGACCCTCCTATGATATATTCGAGGACTCGGATGACTCAGACCCCGGGGGTCCCCCTGCTCCTCGGCGTCGGACCCCCCGGGAGAATG AGCTGCCAGTGCCAGAACCAGAGGAGCAGAGTCGGCCCCGCAAACCCACCCTGCAGCCTGTGTTGCAGCTCAAGGCCCGAAGGCGCCTGGACAAG GATGCTTTGGCCCCTGGCCCTTTTGCCTCTTTTCCCAATGGCTGGACTGGAAAACAAAAGTCTCCAGATGGTGTGCACCGGGTTCGTGTGGATTTTAAG GAGGATTGTGACCTGGAGAACGTGTGGCTGATGGGTGGCCTAAGTGTACTCACCTCCGTGCCAGGGGGACCACCCATGGTgtgcttgctgtgtgccagcAAAGGCCTGCATGAG TTGGTGTTCTGCCAGGTCTGCTGTGACCCTTTCCACCCATTCTGCCTGGAGGAGGCCGAGCGGCCCCTGCCCCAACATCATGACACTTGGTGCTGCCGCCGCTGCAAGTTTTGCCACGTCTGTGGGCGCAAAGGCCGGGGATCCAAG CACCTCCTGGAGTGTGAGCGCTGCCGCCATGCTTACCACCCAGCCTGTCTGGGGCCCAGCTACCCAACCCGAGCCACACGCAAACGGCGCCACTGG ATCTGCTCAGCCTGCGTGCGATGTAAGAGCTGTGGGGcgactccaggcaagaactgggaCGTCGAGTGGTCGGGAGATTACAGCCTCTGCCCCAGGTGCACCCAGCTCTTTGAGAAAG GAAACTACTGCCCGATCTGCACACGCTGCTATGAAGACAATGACTACGAGAGCAAGATGATGCAGTGTGCACAATGTGACCACTGGGTGCATGCCAAGTGTGAGGGGCTCTCGG ATGAAGACTACGAGATCCTTTCAGGGCTGCCAGACTCGGTGCTGTACACCTGTGGGCCATGTGCTGGGGCCACACACCCTCGCTGGCGAGAGGCCCTGAGTGGGGCCCTACAGGGGGGCCTGCGCCAGGTgcttcagggcctgctgagctccaaggTGGCAGGCCCACTGCTGCTGTGCACCCAG TGTGGGCAGGAAGGACAGCAGCTACACCCAGGGCCCTGTGATCTGCACGCTGTGAGGCGGCGCTTCGAGGAGGGCCACTACAAGTCTGTG CACAGCTTCATGGAGGACGTGGTGGGCATCCTGATGAGGCACTCTGAGGAAGGAGAGATGCTGGAGCGCCGGGCTGGAGGCCAGACCAAGGGGCTCCTACTGAAG CTGCTAGAGTCTGCGTTTGGCTGGTTCGACGCCCACGACCCCAAGTACTGGCGACGGAGTACCCGGCTGCCGAA CGGAGTCCTTCCCAATGCGGTGTTGCCCCCGTCCCTGGACCACGTCTATGCTCAGTGGAGGCAGCAGGAACCAGAGACCCCAGAATCAGGGCAGCCTCCAGGCGATCCCTCAACAG CTTTCCAGGGCAAGGATTCAGCTGCTTTCTCACACCTGGAGGACCCCCGTCAGTGTGCACTCTGCCTCAAATACGGGGATGCGGACTCTAAG GAGGCGGGACGTCTCCTGTACATTGGGCAGAATGAGTGGACACACGTCAACTGTGCCATTTGGTCAGCCGAAGTGTTTGAAGAAAACGATGGCTCCCTCAAGAACGTGCATGCTGCTGTGGCTCGAGGGAGGCAGATG CGCTGTGAACTCTGCCTGAAGCCTGGTGCCACAGTGGGCTGCtgcctttcctcctgcctcagcAACTTCCACTTCATGTGCGCCCGGGCCAGCTACTGCATCTTCCAGGATGACAAGAAAGTGTTCTGCCAGAAGCACACAGACCTGTTGGATGGCAAG CAACCCCATTTGCCACCCACCTCCCAGGAGATCGTGAACCCTGACGGTTTTGATGTTCTCCGCCGAGTCTACGTGGACTTTGAGGGCATCAATTTCAAGCGAAAGTTCTTGACGGGGCTTGAACCTGATGCCATCAATGTACTAATTG GCTCCATCCGGATCGACTCCTTGGGCACTCTGTCTGACCTCTCAGACTGTGAGGGACGGCTCTTCCCCATTGGCTACCA gtGCTCCCGTCTGTACTGGAGCACAGTGGATGCTCGGCGGCGCTGCTGGTATCGGTGCCGGATCCTGGAGTATCGGCCATGGGGGCCAAGGGAAGAGCCCGTTCACCTGGAGGCAGCAGAAGAGAACCAGACCATTGTGCACAGTCCTGCCCCTTGCTCAG AGCCCCCAGATCATGTGGACCCCCCGCCAGATACAGATGCCCTTATCCCTAGAGCTCCTGAGCACCACCCACCCGTTCAGAACCCGGACCCCCCACCTCGGCTGGATCCAAGCAgcgcccctcctccagccccccgCTCCTTCTCGGGGGCTCGAATCAAAGTGCCCAACTACTCACCATCCCGGAGGCCCTTGGGGGGTGTGTCCTTTGGACCCCTGCCCTCGCCTG GAAGTCCATCTTCTCTGACCCACCACATCCCTACGGTGGGAGACCCGGACTTCCCAGCTCCCCCGAGACGCTCCCGTCGCCCCAGCCCTCTGGCTTCCAGGCTGCCACCTTCACGGCGGGCCTCTCCCCCTCTCAGAACCTCTCCTCAGCTCAGGGTGCCCCCTCCTACCTCAGTCGTTAGAGCCCTCACACCTACCTCAGGGGAGCTGGCTCCCCCAAGCCGGGCCCCGTCTCCTCCACCACCCCCTGAAGACCTGGGCCCAGACTTTGAGGACATGGAGGTGGTGTCAGGACTGAGTGCTGCTGACCTGGACTTTGCGGCCAGCCTGCTGGGGACTGAGCCCTTCCAGGAAGAGATTGTGGCTGCGGGGGCCGGGGGGAGCAGCCACGGGGGCCTGGGGGACAGCTCAGAGGAGGAGGCCGGCCCCACCCCCCGCTACGTCCACTTCCCCGTGACTGTGGTGTCcggccctgccctggcccccgGTGCCCTCCCTGGAGCCCCCCGCATTGAACAGCTGGATGGAGTGGATGATGGCACCGACAGCGAGGCCGAGGCAGTCCAGCAGCCTCGGGGCCAGGGGACTCCTACTTCAGGGCCAGGAGCAGGCCGGGCGGGGGTCATCGGGGCTGCAGGGGACAGGGCCCGACCTCCCGAGGACTTGCCGTCAGAAATTGTGGATTTTGTGTTGAAGAACCTAGGGGGCCCTGGGGAGGGCGGTGCTGGACCCAGAGAGGAGCCCCTTCCCCCAGCACCTCCCCTGGCCAATGGCAGCCAGCCCCCTCAGGGCCTGCCCCCTAACCCAGCTGACCCCACCCGGACGTTTGCCTGGCTCCCTGGACCCCCAGGGGTCCGGGTATTGAGCCTGGGCCCTGCCCCTGAGCCCCCGAAACCTGCCGCATCCAAGATCATCCTCGTCAACAAGCTGGGGCAGGTGTTTGTAAAGATGGCGGGGGAGGGTGAACCTGTCTCACCTCCAGTGAAGCCACCGCCTCTGCCCCCTCCCATGCCCCCCACGGCCCCCACTTCCTGGACTCTGCCCCCAGGACCCCTGCTGGGTGTGTTGCCAGTGGTAGGGGTGGtccgccctgccccgcccccacccccccctccATTGACGCTGGTGTTGAGCAGTGGGCCCCCCAGCCCACCCCGCCAGGCCATCCGTGTCAAAAGGGTGTCCACCTTCTCTGGCCGTTCTCCACCAGCGCCTCCACCCAGCAAGACTCCCCGGCTGGAGGAAGATGGAGAGTCCTTGGAGGACCCCCCCCAGGGTCCAGGGCCTTGTGGCAGTGG GTTCAGCCGAGTGAGGATGAAAACGCCCACCGTGCGTGGAGTTCTCGACCTGGATGATCCTGGGGAGCTCACTGCGGAGGAAAGCCCGAG GCCCCTTCAGGACCGGTCCCCTCTGTTGCCACTTCCCGAAGGTGGTCCTTCCCGGGCCCCTGATGGTCCCCCTGACCTGCTGCTTGAGTCCCAGTGGCACCACTACTCAG GTGAGGCTTCAAGCTCCGAGGAAGAGCCTCCATCCCCAGAGGACAAAGAGAACCAGGCCCCTAAACGGGCTGGCCCACACCTGCGTTTCGAGATCAGCAGTGAGGATGGGTTCAGCGTGGAGGCAGAGAGCTTGGAAG ggGCATGGAGAACTCTGATTGAGAAGGTGCAAGAGGCCCGAGGGCATGCCCGGCTCAGACATCTCTCCTTCAGTG GAATGAGTGGGGCAAGGCTCCTGGGCATCCACCACGATGCTGTCATCTTCCTGGCAGAGCAGCTGCCCGGGGCTCAGCGCTGCCAGCACTACAAGTTCCGCTACCACCAGCAGGGAGAGGGCCAGGAGGAGCCACCCCTGAACCCCCATGGGGCAGCCCGCGCTGAGGTCTATCTCCG TAGCAGTATTCTTCCTGCCCTACCAGCAGCAGGCCCAGGCCAAAGAATAGATGGGTAG